ctattaaacaagctctttgtgtgtgtacgtgcatatttcttaaattcctctgttatcttgtttactctgttctgctgtttttcatgcaccattttacacaaagaacattttagcttttttcttgctttttctttctaccttctataactgtttcagaactcctaacattaaaataataactgtttctaaactcctgcaattaaaataataactgtttctaaactcctacactgCCAGGGCTCAAATCAGTAGCTTGGTACACTGAAGCTGCCTCAGGCAGCTTCAGGCAGTGGGGCACATTTGGCATGGCATGGGAGTGGGCCAAGTAGACTATTTTGGCCCTCTCCtttgccaaaagaaaaaaaagcctaCATACTGAAATGGTGGACACCAACTCTGCAGGCTGACCAGGACCACATCTTTGAGGGACTGAAatacctctcctccatttatgGAACTCCATGGTTCACACTTTACAGAGCAAAGGTGCAAAACTGGGGGACAGAGGCAGGTATCTCATGGCTGTTGcacatcccctaccacccacaaaCATCAGGATTAGTAGAGTGAATTAACAGACTCCTCCAACAAAAGATACACATGCTGACACCCCACAACTTGTTgttgttggctcatttaaattacctgGGGTCAGGTGCTCAGATCAAACCATATGTAACATCAATgtatagcacattctttctcttggCCTTGTGGTCCAAGTTCCACACATCATTCGGTGGACACCGCTGGAAGTATCATGGGTACAGTGTGTACTATACAAGAGCCACACCCCCGTTGGTGCAGGGAACCAGTGTGAAAGTCCCTGTCCGAAGTGTGTATACTTGTGTGAGCATGTACAGTATAGGCAGTCACTGgaggagtccaacctgggtccgatgtgaatgtccATAGAGTTGTTTCATTGTAGTTATTAAGAAGATTATCAACTGCAAACTCAATGCTAAGATAATCAAGTTTTACCTTTCTGCACAAGCAATAGCTCGATGGAAACCTGAAGGTCCAAGCAGAACACCTGTGGTGCGAAATGATTTCCTGCAGCACTGACCCAGGGAAAGCCCGAAATGCGCCCATCAGCCTGTGGGACCCGGACCCACCCCACCAGGCCAATGACATCACACACGTTGCCCACCTGGCACGGCAGCGCTCAGTCGTCCCACAATGCTTTGCACGACGGTAAATGCCAATGTTGGCACCACACGTCGCTACAGTCATTGCTGAGCGCTGGGTTACAGTCCAGATAAATTTGGATCACGGGCCAGATCCAGCCTCTAGGTTGGCCAACCCTGGACTAAGAGAGTATCATTTgacattctctcctttttgtctcCTATGTGTCCATTGTGATTGTTGCACTCATCTctccaaacctgatactcttcctaaCACAGTAGCTTGTGATTTCTATTAGAACCATCAACGGGTTTTTTTTTCGATAGGAACGTACCTGTAGCCATTCCCGAGTCAGCGAAACTCTCAGGATAATTGGCAAGAAATGAAACGTTTCGCAAACTCGACGGATGGGGAGCGACTGCCAAATCCGCGgagcggggtggggtgggggaggcagcCTGGTGCTCAACGGCACCTGCCGTCACTTCTCCGCCAGCCCCCTGGCTGCCCCGCGATTGGCCGACGCCGGTGACGGAACAATCCGCCCCAGTGTTAGGCGGGAAGCTCGTGGCGTCACCTGGTTGACTGGATGGCAGCCTGTGGTTATGTCCTGCTGCTCAGTTGTATCGTGGGCAACGTGTGGTGCCACCAGAAAGGTAAAGCCAGTCACTCACAAGCACCGTGATCAAATTCTCCCGACTAAACGCTCATGTTGGCATCAGGGAATAGTGCTACTCCAAATGATAAATTACCACCACCATTTGTACTCATCACGTTCTGATGCGCATTGATTCTTTCAACCATTGGATACATTGATTCTTTCAACCATTGGATACATTGATTCTTTCATTGGATACATTGATTCTTTCAACCATTGGATACATTGATTCTTTCAACCATTGGATACATTGATTCTTTCAACCATTGGATACATTGATTCTTTCATTGGATACGTTGATTCTTTCAACCATTGGATACATTGATTCTTTCAACCATTGGATACATTGATTCTTTCATTGGATACATTGATTCTTTCAACCATTGGATACATTGATTCTTTCAACCATTGGATACATTGTTCTGATGTTAATTAAACCGTCCTCATTGTGGACATTTGCACACAAAGATCTAAACGGCACATTTGGAAGGTGGTGTATGTTGGCACTTCAAATATATGCCAAACAATTTCATAAAATAGCATTTAAAAATCTGTGCCATTTCTTTATAGTTGTGTTATGTTTTCCTCAAAGTTCTTTCTTGCAAAGGATATTACAAACTTCTATTTTTTATCTGCCTTCACTTTTGTGtgtgtttcagatttattgtcagagtacatacatgacatcatatacaaccctgagattctttttttctgcaggccaggtagaattgccacttattggtaaacATAAAATAACTAAATACAGAGGGAACAAAGAAAatgaatcaataaagtgcacaagtaagagtttgagtttgttgttgaggaattgatggtggagggggagcagctgttcctgaacctggtagtgcgagtcttgtggcactgatatctctttcctgatggcagcagtgagaacggagcgtgtgatgggtggtgtgggtctttgactgctgctgccctccaatggcagtgttccctgtagatatactcaatcatgggggggggggggggggggggagtttgctAGTAATATCCTGGGGTGTGtccatcttttggagggctttacactcagggatattggtgtccccacaccaggccatgatgcagctggtcagcatactttccaccacacctctgtagaaatttgccagggtttctggtgtcacagcaaacctccgcaaactcctgaaaagTAGGAGCGCTGATGTGATTTCTTCACGATGCAactggtgtgttgggttcaggaaagagcctctgagatagtgactcccaatgccctaaatttgctcaccctctccacctctgatcccccagtgatcactggattgtataccctctggctttcctttcctgaagtcaacaatcatctccttagttttggtgacattgagtgtaaggttgttgatgcaccactcagcaagtttccaatctccctcctctatgctgactcatctccttccactaccatggtatcattggcaaatttacagatggtattattgttgtaccgagccacacagtcataggtgtagagtgaAGAGCGCAGGAGACTAAGAACactgccctgtggtgctctgatactgatggagatggtggaggagaagttcttaccaatcttcacattGTGGTCTGGGTTATGTTTGTAGGagattattttttgaaaaaaaaatcatttaattttagcagttaatgttggagaacaaaggTTTTGCTACTGCACATTTACATGTTGTAATAATTCCCACACCATGCTTCATTTTAGTACTTGCTCATTTAGGTGAAAGAAGAACTACACATGAAGTGGACAATCAGAGACTCTCTGGTCCAACCTCTCTGGTGGAACATAGAAATGAACATCCTCCCAGACTGCATGGAGGTGAAGTACACTACTTAAGCAGACAATAGTGAATGAAGTATTGCAAGGGTCACTGATCAGTTTGCATTGTAAATTGGCATTCTTGCCGTTCACCTTGGTGGTTAATATCAAGGCACTAATTATGGTGGGGGGGTCTCCAAATGTAAGCCATTTTATGGTAAACCtcaggaaaaaaaacattattccTTTAATGGACCATCTAAATGCCTCTGTTGTAGCGAGGCATGGCTATCTGGGAAATGAAGAACACAGCACAAAATGTTGGTCAGAACATGGGAACAAGTTCCTTGCTCATTTAGTGCTCCAGGATTCTCCTTCTTCATCAATTTGGGAGCAATTGGCACCCCTATTTAACATCCCATTTAAGAGAAGGGATTTCTAAGAGTGCAAAACTCCTCCCGACTGCACTAAGATGTTGACCTAGCTTATGTGTTGAAGAATCCGCTCACAACCTTCAGACTCAAAGTTAAGTATGTCACTATTAATCTGTCATTAGTACCTAGAGGGCTCAGTAGATCAGTGTTTTAACCTGTTTTTCCTTCCATCATACAAGTGCTGAGACTTGCTGCACTGTGTCACTTTTAATCTGTGCTTAAAACTATTCATGAGTCACAAATCTGACATTAAGATTTGAATCTACACTTTTTTGCTGAATAACTTTCCTACGGTGTGGAGcccaaaaattatttaattttaacatgCTGTATATTCTGTACAAGTTTGCATGAAaactaatatttcatttttttatttctaCCTTTCTCTTCATGGTAGCTACAGTTGAAATCAATTAAATCCACAACATCACTCAAATTTTCCATTTTTGAATATGATTTATTGATATTTGTTGCCATTCTTATCATTTATTTGGTCCTCTGAATTATttactttatctttttaaaataatccaaaagtgTAGTTCCTCAAGTTCAAACATCTTATAGCTGGACACATATCCAATATCTGGGATCCCAGATTTCTAGATGTCTAGTAGTCAATGTTTCAATTGCTGGaccattatttaaaatatttatcttcAAGCCTCTAAATACTGATTGTTTGTTAACTATCCTGTACTTTGTTATTTAATCTATATTTATTATAGCCAGTATGGCTGTTGGGTTTTTTTCTCTAAACTGCTATCACAATCATGATCTCCCTTCCAAATTTTGTTATTGTTGGACAagcacatagaaccatagaacattacaacacacaaaataggcccttcagcccttctagtttctGTCAAACTTTCATTCTTCCGAGTCACATTGATCTGTActgccatacccctcccatccatgcacgtGTCTAAATGtgacttaaatgttaaaattggacttgcattcaccacttcagctggcagctcattccatccaccactctctgggtgaagaaattgccCCGAATGTTCCCCCAAAACTCCTCCCCATagtttctggtttgtatcttacttaAACTCAATAGATtaagtttgtatctcacctaacctcaagtGAGGTTGCATTTAtaggcctacttgcatttatctaTATGAATTTGTAAAGAAAAATTCTGATGTTGTGAAGGACTGTGATTGttgagggtgaacagattggaagcaagagactgcagattctggaatctggaggGAAAATAAACTGCAAGAAGAATTCAGCAGATCAAGCGGCATCAGTGGAACCAAAGGAATGGTCAGCATTTTGGATTGAGGCTCTCCCTCAGGACAAGAGTATCGAGGGAAGAAAGCCAATACTGTATATAGAaatgagagagagggatgagatGGGCTGGTAGGTTGAAACTGATatggaaaaggagaaaaaataGAAGGCAGAtagaggtgggggagaggagggggaaggggagagagaaaggctggGTAGGTGAGAGGTACAGCTTTCTGATTTAGAGGAATATGAAGTGTTTAATTTCTGAGTGTAAAGggagaaaaatatattttcccaAATAACATGGATCATTGCATTtgtctttaaaataaaaaattaactTGTAAACAATGCAAAACTATTCAAGTACTTCCTGCCTGCAGTGTATAAATCACCACAAATGTTAGAATTGCAAAGCAAAACTTAATTTCacccttctttttttttaatatttttattgagtttaacaaaaacctttTGTACAAGGTAAACTAATGATAACATTAAATTGTATCTTATACATGTCATATATCAATCATAAATTAGAAGCacaccataattattacataacttatttcattcagaCATCAAATTCTTTAATTATAATAATTAGAAAATTAAATCATAACTCTTACTgttcaaaaataatattgaatacaaaaactATACAAATAATACACGTAAAATTCtcttatacaagatattttatacttctctgatacGATCAttttgttctgtgatatgatccgtaATCTGTAGTTAAACCCCATCCCCTTTACTTAGAGCATCCACACCATTTAAATTCTCAGATTCACCCTTCTACATCAAATTCCTAAATAGCATTCTTTTATATTTTCATTCCTTTTAAGTTCACTCTGAAAcgattttaaaaatgcatcttGACTGCTAATTAGTCTTTGATTATTATCCAAAATGTATAGGCCATTGATGCTTTGCATTATTAATGTAGCAcctgattttattttaaactgaTATTTTACTTATTTCAGACCATTCAAAGAAACTGCTCTCATTTCCCAAAGCAGAGCAGAAGAAATACAGCCTAATGCCGCTTGTTCACAGAAAAAGATATTTCGTTTTACGTGAGTAGCAAAATGTCACAAATGGAACCGTAGAATATTACAGCTtagaaacaggctcttttggctcttctagtctgtgctaaaccatttttctgcctagtcccgctctcccatccatgtacctctccaaatgcttcttaaatgttaaaattgagcctgcatttaccacttcagctgtcagATCATTTcgcactcctaccactctctctgtgaagaagttccccctaaacctttacccttaacccatagGTTTACCCACATTAGAAAAAGTCTCTCGATGATACTCTCTCTATCcagctcataattttaaattcctctatcaaatttcccctcattgttCTACGCTCCAGGGTATAAATTCCTAATTTGTTTAACCTTCCCCtctaactcaattcctgaagtctgggcaacatcctagtaaatcttctctttactctttctaccttattgagtGTTACTTATCCCTCATAGTCTTTTAGTAAAGTgtgtggggtgtatgtgtgtggcagAGAATGGtgatttgaaaatattgtaatcatatGGGTTATAAATacacaaggttaaaattataataCTTTTGGTAATGATAAATAGGTACACAGGAAAAATTGCATCGTGAGAACAACTGTTACAAAAGGCAAGCACTGTAAAACGTTGTGAAGAAACAATGGAGTGGTGTGGTAATTTATCATTTGGAGTAGCAGAAATTGGATATCAGCAGCATTGTTCCCTGCTCAGATTTTTCCATGTTGGAGAAAGAAATTGAGTTGAATTTCAAAAAAAGCTATTGGTTCTCAATTGGAGTTTCACTACCACCATTTACAACGGAGATGTATAGGAAAGTGTGGACACCATGGGGACATCACATTGATTGTACAGGAAGTGGAGGAAATACAGTGACACAACAGACAACTTAAATTTGACTAATTATACAGTAGGTATTGAGAACAGTTGGAGAGAGTATGCATAGAGCAGGAGCTACACACTGCAAGATTTTAAACCCAAACTCATTAGTAGCTGCTACTTAATTGACCTTATTTGTAGTTCAATGTTTTGTTTTAGTGCTGCTGTTTGGATTTTTCCTTCCATCTGAACCTCGAGCTCTTTTGAATTTTTAATTGTTCCATAATGGTTAATGTCACTTTTGTTTTGCACTAGTGTCAAACATGAACTTGATCATTTTAATAGATCCAGAGCTACATTTGTAAATATCTCTTTGTGAATGCTCTAGGTAATAAAGAAGGCACAGCAGATGAGGAATCAATCAATAGACTAGAATATTATATACCCATACCTCCATCTAGTATAAATCCACATGTGTATCAAGATATGAAAAGAAATTTCAGTAATGGGCAGTATGGCTTTTTGTGATTTATGTGTGTGGATATAGGGATAATAACATGAAAGAGGATGATAAAGGATGACTGGATACATATCTTTATGATTATAAAACATTTTGAAGGACTACATGTCGAGTAGATCCCATTTATAGTAGAGGCCAAAAGTAGAGCTCGTAATACAGTATCAGAAAATCAGTCATATTGTACAGAGGACAATAATTTGCCCATCAGATAAGAGCTTAATCATAACTCCTCTTATTACCTTAAGCTTGTCCCATGGTACTTTCCACTTCCTCTGTCTGTCCATCACCCTAAGAAGGTTATGATTAAATCTACTGCTCTAATCTTTCAGGCAATGCATTCTAAATTATCATGACTCTCTGTAACTTGCCTCATCTTTAGTCATTAAAATAAATCGCACATTTAATATACAGATATAATGACACTCAAAAGTAGTTCTCTTTATTTCATCAAAATCCTAAAGTTTTAAATGTCCAAAAATTGATTTATGAAGAATCCCAACATGGTACTTTCTCCATGTAACTAAAGTTGCATATCTCTGGCATAATTCTGGTAAATTTATTCTGTACCTAATGTTTTCACAAGAGAAGGAAGAAAAATTTAAGAACCAGGGGTTTAAAATAGTAAAGCCAAtaaggaatttaggagaatttaTTTTATCTAGAAAGTTGTTGGAAAGTGGAACTTAATATCAAAATTAGTTGCTATTTAGTCTCCACTCTTGGCACATAATCAGATGTACCAATCTTCATATGTATGAGGTGATGGTGGTGAAACACCTTCAAAAGCAGCACCTTACAGTATGTGATAAACAATTCTCTCACTCACATATGCTGTTGGGCATCCCATTTCAGGATTTTGACAATGCCACAGTGAAGAAATAgcagcatatttccaagttagattTGTGTGACATGGAAAGAGAACTCCAGATGAGAATATATTCATGACTCAGCTACAGATTTCATCTAGGTAGCAATTTTGAAGATCTGGGAAATACTGGTGAAGAAGTATTGGCAAGGTTCTGCAGTGAATTATATTGGTGATACACAATGATGGAGAGAGTATGTGTTCACAGTGGAGGATTCTGGGTTAACCAAGCAGGCTATTTTATCATGGATAGCCCAGTATTTCTTAAGTGCTGTTGCAGTTCTCtgagaagaaagcaaatgcatcgTGATGGCAAGGGTCTTGCTGCATCTTATGGGTCATGATATTTACAATGTGTGAATTGTCCagtttttttcttattttataaagattttgagtaaaatttttcttttaaatctgattggattgtacaagatattggacAGATCTGAGAAAaaccagagaaacacaaaaaattgcagatgctggaatcttgagcaaacttgagcagatggagacacacaggagactctAGATGTAGAAGCTAAATACAatttgccggaggaactcagcaggttaagcaacATCAGTGTGAGAAAAGAATCGTTGACTTTGTGAGCCAAAACCCTTTATCGAGCTGCTTAACCTGCTGATTACCAAGATGCTGGAAGAGTTCAGTAGATCAGGCAGGATGTACCCTGTACGAGTAAGAATGATCAGTAACTGTTTCAGTTCAAGACCCTTTTTCAAGCATCTCATGTTTATGAGAGAAGAGCCTGAAACATTGAACATTTCTAGCCAATCTCATTGTTTACATTGGacagatatgatttttttttgttcactaCCTAAAAAGGGATACATTTGTCTTGGAGAAATGGATATCAGGTAATTCCGAAGAATAGGCAGGGAGATGGGGTAGCGTTCTTAATTGAGGATGAGATCAGGAAAATAGTGAGAGgtgagaaataatgttaaatccaTCTGGGTTGTGATTAGaaatagtaaagggaaaaagaAACATTGTGGGAGTTGTCATGGTTTTcgcgtgacaataaaaggaacctttgaacattCTAAGTGCTATATAAATACCATTGTTATTGGTAATACATAATATTATTTGGTGGCCATGTAATGGGCCGAGTGACCGTGCAGTTAGATGGGCTGAATCGCCACCCCAGTCATCAATTCAAAATGACGTGGGTTCCCCTTCACTCCGAGGAGAAGCCTGCGGTTAACAACGTGACCCACTTCCAGTTGGCGCACCACTGGTCAAGGAGTGACGCCGCGATGCGCTGATGTCACTTCCAAAAACCAGTGCACACATCACTGAAAGTGGGTGTTTCCCTGCGCACTGTGtgagaaattcaaacaataaaGTGAGTTACTGGTTCACCTTTGGACTGTGTGGGCGTCTCTTGATTCTGTAGCGCTGGCCACCAAATAATATTACAGTGACActggcaataaaccaagaaatatctgaTGAAATGGAATCGCACTTATCATGGGGGACTGGAACTTGCTCATAGTTTGTAAATTCTTAACTTGGAACTGGATTGACATGTTTCCCATGAACCATGATCTTAACTAAATCAAAAATGTTGATAACTATTTAACACAATTACATCAAGCAAAGTTGAGCTTTCCTGTGTATTGCCATCACAGAACTTGATTGGCACGGCAGGAATTTTGGATAACTTCAGAAATTAGCCCTGCACTACATCAAGAAAGGCTGTGTGATGTTTTTCTTCCCTCTGTCTTGgagtttaaaattttatttaaatataatttaatggAGTAGTTTGAGGATGACATTATTCCATATCTCAATAATAATGGAATTTATGTAACACCTTGaatgttcaaatgttccttttattgtctcaTGAAAACTCATTTATACATGGtacactttaacttttgtctgctataAAGCAAATGACAATTGCCCGGCactcctaacaataggagaaagagaagcaaaaatgagtcccttcagagatagagtgtctgtggattctcctgcacCACTCCAGTACTCCAGTAgcccctgcagctgcacagatttCAATATGATCAAGAAGGCTTCGTGGTCATTCTTGCCCTCTCGAATCcgggttccaatacctggttcccatgggccagtctccagcagcccacggctTTTGTGAGTTCTTCGACCACAAGTTGCCAACTGCCCACAGCCTGTTTAGGTCTTTCAGCCATTGAGCCCCtctctggtccactgccatgatcACCATCCTGTTAGGTCGTCTCTTATGCAACTCCTCAACAGGGGTTCTCTCTGTTCTGGTGCCCAGAAtctgtgtgtgatagtacagattctatcaccaatgtgtttatgtatagattgtagtgtaggatgactgtgattggctgagagcatagccacctactggcaggtcttaaaggattgcttctaaccagaccaagtcattctggactggtcgacctacttttgatatgctccattctttcagttaataaaagccttggtttggatcaacaagtcttttgacgcgctctacaattttattaacaaaaaggtTTTGAAAGGAAGGAGCGTATGCTGtggctggaacgcctcgacatcgacccacagtcagctacagcctcgaatgactttaagcactgggtgagatgcttcgaaacatacttacagctctctgaccctgctgtgatacagccatcgactactaatattgatgactatggtgtccctgagagtctaccagagcatccaggacgcgaccacttacgccgcagccatgaaggtactGAAAGGGCTCTATAAGcaaccggtgaacagggtctatgctcggtacaaactggcaacaaggaggcaacaggccggtgagtcctgtagagcttatattcagacactaaggggaatgggcagggactgtgcctgcacagacagagcTGCTGCGGAGACCATATGTGATCTGAttcaggatgcctatgtggccgagGTTCGATTGAATGAGGTGAGACAGCACCTGCTAGAGCACAGGGGAGAAAACTTAGAGGAtgtgatccggatcgcagagacaatggaggctgcggtcttaagtatggacgtgtaCTCTTGGGGCTGgatcccacactctgatgtgagtaggatgccctccctctaccctactaacccccaccccccccggcaCACTGACAGCCTGTCGGCTGCCGCTaagctgcccgatgcaaccccaaagtgttatttctgcaggaggaacaagcacagcaggctgcaggcaggaACATGAACTCCTCGATGCTGTCTCTTCAGAcccaactgtttgcgtgacatcatcacgcaggactccactgtccccattacaagtctctgcatcagtaaccctagaccaggacttcccctatcccctcacaaaagcaatggaactgattaaagtgcatggagactataccaattgcttatttgactcaaggtcaactgacagttttatccgcccagacctggcccactgtTGCGggctggctattctccccactgcccagaggatttcattggtgaccagattGCACTCGACTTGcatggcgaccctgaaagtccaggccatcacattcacagacttcaaactattaatccttccccaattgtgcgcccctgcactgctggaactggattttcagtgccagtttcaaaccatttccctgcactttcgGGGGTctcacgctccactctctgtctgtaaccactccaccctggaagcctcctgccagcggcagcctgAGCCCCGTGCCCCGAggcctcacctgtagcctcttcaccctccgagttgctccgccagggctcttcacaaacctcaccactggctggaggcctgtggccaccaaaagccggcaatatagttatgaacacaggaaatttatcacaagcaaggtgcacagactgctggacgaaggcattatcgaacctagctcgagtccctggagggcccaggtggtggttgttaaaaacggggagaagccgcggatggtggttgactacatccagacaatcaaccgcttcatgcttctggatgcatacccccttccacggatcacagatgtggtgaatcagatcgctcAATACCgcgtattttccaccattgattcAAGttcagcctatcatcagctcccgatccgccaagaagaccgacctttcacagcCTTCGAAACGAATGGGTGGcagtatcaattcctcagggtaccctttggggtcacaaatggcatcatggtcttccagcgggaaatggatctgatggtaaaccagaacgggctaactgctactttcccgtatctggacaatatcaccatctgcggccatgacacggaggataatgatgccaaccttgagaaatttttttcagactgcaattcggctgaacttgacctacaatttcgataagtgtgtcttctgg
This genomic window from Narcine bancroftii isolate sNarBan1 chromosome 3, sNarBan1.hap1, whole genome shotgun sequence contains:
- the LOC138758515 gene encoding uncharacterized protein isoform X1 → MAACGYVLLLSCIVGNVWCHQKGERRTTHEVDNQRLSGPTSLVEHRNEHPPRLHGDHSKKLLSFPKAEQKKYSLMPLVHRKRYFVLRFERKERMLWLERLDIDPQSATASNDFKHWVRCFETYLQLSDPAVIQPSTTNIDDYGVPESLPEHPGRDHLRRSHEDSKEDLVWDMDGENRRQFMNKVLHYESFEEMFSGLEDEKIKQANKYHKAGHALSHEHGHENEHKHNHEHNPTVNRDDYWIVGKRRFRIIVLIILAVLVGFAILLILAWFFLPRKLIKKIRDQK
- the LOC138758515 gene encoding uncharacterized protein isoform X2; the encoded protein is MAACGYVLLLSCIVGNVWCHQKDHSKKLLSFPKAEQKKYSLMPLVHRKRYFVLRFERKERMLWLERLDIDPQSATASNDFKHWVRCFETYLQLSDPAVIQPSTTNIDDYGVPESLPEHPGRDHLRRSHEDSKEDLVWDMDGENRRQFMNKVLHYESFEEMFSGLEDEKIKQANKYHKAGHALSHEHGHENEHKHNHEHNPTVNRDDYWIVGKRRFRIIVLIILAVLVGFAILLILAWFFLPRKLIKKIRDQK